In the Clavelina lepadiformis chromosome 8, kaClaLepa1.1, whole genome shotgun sequence genome, one interval contains:
- the LOC143468610 gene encoding uncharacterized protein LOC143468610 encodes MVLKSPMPDIVLPGHSFHEYMLRRLQAHGDEIALIACENGDTITFNQIRENALKCACAFNSLGIKKGDVIATCCSNSFAFSYVLIGASICGAVVTTCNPNYTKEEMGSQFADSQPRIILIDGKNHQKIKDISLNVKSIMRIISVDESTECGTIADLMEKATFADYPHDTVVESDDTLLLPYSSGTTGLPKGIMLTHQNVVALNEISRMTFGIWQTDSLYLVLPTFHIAGILSITLSLSMGTKVVMEKRFSLESLFRNIEKHKITLLVSVPPMVLAIFNSPLLSTYDISSLSRIICGAAPLADGVAVEVQKRLNVRLYQLWGMSEAVPLTSSGLDVNIPIRSVGVVTPNTMLKVVNPETDTELGPNEEGELCGKGPQVMKGYFNNRTATSNCIDSEGWLHTGDIGYYDKHGCVYIIDRLKELIKYKGFQVAPAELEEVLLRHPQISDVAVIGISDAQAGEVPKAFVVKNDKSLAAEDIHKYLEGKVSSYKHLRGGVTFLDVIPKSPSGKIVRRYLRDQEKKKLSNRN; translated from the exons ATGGTGTTAAAGAGTCCGATGCCCGACATAGTATTGCCTGGTCATAGTTTTCATGAGTATATGCTTCGGAGATTACAAGCCCATGGAGACGAAATTGCTTTG ATTGCCTGCGAAAATGGGGACACAATAACTTTTAACCAGATCAGAGAAAATGCTTTGAAATGCGCATGCGCATTCAATAGCTTGGGTATAAAGAAAGGTGACGTAATAGCAACATGCTGTTCAAATTCTTTCGCTTTCTCTTACGTTCTGATTGGAGCATCAATATGTGGAGCAGTGGTAACAACGTGCAACCCGAATTACACCAAAG AGGAAATGGGAAGTCAATTTGCTGACTCTCAACCAAGGATAATACTCATTGATGGGAAAAATCACCAAAAAATCAAAGACATAAGTCTTAATGTAAAAAGTATTATG CGCATCATTTCTGTTGATGAAAGTACTGAATGTGGAACTATCGCAGACTTGATGGAAAAAGCAACTTTTGCTG ACTATCCTCACGACACAGTTGTTGAATCCGACGACACACTATTATTACCGTACTCTAGTGGCACAACTGGACTGCCTAAAGGAATTATGCTTACTCACCAAAATGTTGTTGCTTTGAACGAAATAAGCAG AATGACATTCGGTATCTGGCAGACGGATAGCTTGTATTTAGTTTTGCCAACATTTCATATTGCTGGTATATTAAGCATAACACTTAGCCTTTCCATGGGCACAAAGGTGGTGATGGAAAAACGCTTCTCGTTGGAAAGTTTATTcagaaatattgaaaaacaCAAG ATCACTTTACTGGTCTCTGTCCCACCAATGGTTTTGGCAATATTTAACAGTCCGTTACTTTCCACATATGACATTTCGTCTCTATCGAGAATTATTTGCGGTGCAGCCCCATTGGCTGACGGTGTCGCTGTCGAAGTCCAAAAACGATTGAATGTCCGTTTATATCAAC TATGGGGAATGTCAGAAGCTGTTCCTTTGACTTCATCTGGATTGGATGTTAATATTCCCATTCGCTCTGTCGGCGTCGTCACTCCCAATACCATGCTGAAG GTTGTCAATCCGGAAACTGACACGGAATTAGGACCAAACGAAGAGGGCGAGTTATGTGGAAAAGGTCCGCAG GTGATGAAGGGCTACTTTAACAATCGCACAGCGACATCAAATTGCATCGATTCCGAAGGATGGCTGCACACAGGAGATATCGGTTATTATGACAAACATGGATGCGTTTACATCATTGACCGGCTGAAGGAGCTGATTAAATACAAAGGGTTTCAG GTTGCTCCGGCTGAACTCGAAGAAGTCCTTTTGCGTCACCCGCAAATATCTGATGTTGCAGTGATTGGTATTTCTGATGCGCAAGCTGGAGAGGTACCAAAAGCATTCGTTGTCAAAAATGACAAATCTCTTGCTGCTGAAGACATTCATAAATATTTGGAAG GGAAGGTGTCATCTTACAAACATTTGCGTGGAGGAGTCACATTTCTTGATGTTATTCCTAAAAGTCCAAGCGGAAAGATTGTAAGAAGATACTTACGTGAtcaggaaaagaaaaaactttcaaacagAAACTAA